The sequence GAGTAGAATGAAATATTTTTAGTAACTATTTTCCACAGGGTGCAATAGTAGCAATTAAGTCTATGTACAcgacttttttttgtttgtttggtgggtttttttaaaatagtgGTGGCGTCTCTGTGTCTCTGCATTTTCAAGATCAGTTACTTATTTCATCTTGTATTAGCACTTGCCAGATTACTTTGAAGTCTTGCATTTAGAAATGACAATCAGACTTGATTTAGCTCAAATTCAGCCTCTTTGGAAGGACAATACGTAGTCTTGCTTTTGTATTTTAGACTAATTATTTTAACTTATGTTTAAAGTGTGTTGTGTAAGTATTGAGCAGGGAAATTTTCAGTGTTTGACGAAACAGCAGACAAATACATGCACTTATGTTTGTTTACATTGCTGAAACCCATAATGAAAAGTAATTATTTGAATATTATACAAGTATGCTATTTAGGGGGTTTGTGTATGATTATTATCTGCTTTCTGTTTCAGAGTGGTGATGGAGCTGAGCTGACAGCCAAGCCAAAGAGAAGCTTCTACGCAGCAAGAGATTTATACAAGTACCGACACCAGTATCCAGTAAGAACATTTTATGGTTTAAAATTGTCTTTTCAATAAAAAAACATTCTAAAACCTTTGTGTTGAACAACACAAAGTACAAGAAATGAGAACCAAAAAGTGATACACAAACCAAAAAGCTGAGACACAACATATGCGAGTGGGAGGGAAATAATGTCTTTTCATCCCAGGCAAACAGGCAAGCACATGATATGTGTAAGCCTGGGAAGTGTGGATGGTGCCCAGGAAAAGGCTTATGCCTTGGATATCAAAGATATCAAAGATCATAAAATTTGCCTGACTGATTATTTGTCTCTCAAGTTCCTTGAGACTGAAGGGGGAGGGTGCTGCTATGCTTGCTGCTGCCTCAGTAGGAGAAGGTACCAGCCAGAAAGAATTTTCAGATCCTTAAACTGAGTCTTTAAGTGCATGACTAGAACTCTGTGGTTCCTAAAACTCTGAATTTTTTTGTCCTTAAATTATTCAAAGAGCCTAATATCACTTTCTGGATAGTCTTGGTAGGTTTTTGTGGGCTGGTAATGTCCTGTTTCCTTTCTTTTAGCAGAACTTTAAAGATCTTCGGTATCAAAATGACTTGTGCAATCTCCGGTTTTACAAAAACAAAATCCCATTTAAACCTGATGGTGAGTAATCTGCCACAATAACCGTGATACCAAAAGAATGATCACTAATGACAGTAGCAAATTGAAACAGTGGTGATAATTAAGACAAATTAAAGGTGTATGTAATATATTGAACATGAACCTCCCATGTTGGAGTAGCACATTGATAACACGAGAGCAGTTTGTGCTTAGAACAGAGTTAGCTTTCACTCTAGGGAGGTGGTGCTTTTCTTAGACATTATCAGCATGAAGTAGTACAAGGCGTTGTTAGTACCACTGTTTGTGGCAGTACCTTTTAGTAAACAAAGATAAAGTTCTTCCACTATATTGCACCAACTTGCTGTTTGAATAGGAGTGGCAGTGATCTATGGGGATAACCCTGGAATTGTGTAAAGGGAAAAAATGTGCTTTAATCTTTTGTGTTATTATTGTAATCCCAATAATAAAGCCATTTCTCAGTGTCCTTAGTGGTTCTGGTAGTGGAGCAAGAACCTCATATGCAGCATTctgcacaaacacaggagaagctgaAAGATGACAAGCCCTACTCTAGAGAGTTTGCAGTTGACATATGAGAGACAACAGGATAGCAGACAGATGGAGAAGCAGGAGGAGGCAATAAAGCAGTCTTGGTTAGGGTGATAGACAGGAGTCTCAGCACATGAGAGCTTAGCCATTAGCAAAAAAGACAAACTGAAGCCAAAAATAAGATTTTCTGAATTTTAAAAGAACGgtgacaaggttactttgaaggTATTTGCCAAAGGATGCTCTCAGCATGAGAGTGATTTGGTAGGAAATAGTGAAGTGCATGTTGGAGTGCAGAAGGAGTGAGATGTGTAGGCTGCCTCTGAGGCAGGATCCTGTTGGAAGCAGGATCAGTCTCATAGCAACAAATGGGTTCTGATAAGGTAGTGAGGGACAGGTCACAAAGGCTTTGGAAGGGAAGGTGTGTAGTTTTTGTTTGATGTTACAGAGCAAGGTTTCACAATGGAAGAATGCAAAGCAAAAAAAGCAGGTCTGTATAAAAAAGTAACAGTCTAGAAAGATGATCTTCCCAGCATTCAGGGTAGCTGCATTCAGCAGCATTCAGGGTAGGTGTAAGCATGACAAGAAAGCACTTTTCAAGGTCAGGGAAAAAAGTTGAGATGCAAAGTGTGAGAGTTCAGATAGGAAGCTGGTTGGAAAGGAATGTTACACAGAAGGTTGTAAAAATGTACACACTGAAAAGTTGAAGATGAGAACTGTTTATAGACAAGATAGCAGTAATACCCTTAGCAAGTGAGAAGATAACTCAGGTTGTGAAAGAAAGATAAGACTTTCGCTTTAGCTGACTTGTGCTTTATCTAGATACCCATAGACAGATGCTTTTAGTCAGTTTTAGCTTGACTGGAAGAACAGGTGGGTCTGGGAATTGCCAGTAAAGAAGTAGCAGATTTGGGAGACATTACACAGAGAACAGATATAGAAAGAAAGCTAAGGGCAGTGAGGTCGGTGTGAACCTGGGGACCATATGGCTCTGAAACTAAAAGACAGAAATGGTTATGGGGAAGAGCTCCTTTAAAGGTCCAAAATGAAGGAGCAGTTCAAGAGGATTAGCTATGAAAAGAGATAGTCATGAAAGCTGTAGGAGGGCTTCCCTCCCAAAATTTGTAAAGAGTAACATTTCTCTTAGTATTGTAGGAGAAAACCACAGTTAGTAATGTCAAAGGTAGCTGATAAGCCATGGAGGCTGACATGTTGTTGGCTGTGAACTCTGGCTATGCATAAGTTTGTTTCCATTCAGAATGGAAAGGAGTAACCACCACCTTGACCCAAGTCTGTGGATCTGTGAGAGTGTTTGGAGGGAGTCTTAGCTACCAGGTTAAGGACTGAATTAATGGAGAATGTtgtttaaaaatcccaaaacatttcTAGTGCAATACTAGATGTGAAGTTTAGTCCCATGACCTACAGATTTATTTTGTGGTTCTGGATCAGAGCTGGCCTGTTTGTCTCTCTGCCCTGGGTCTGAGCAGCAAGTTTTCCAATACttgaaatataggttggatatgaTGCAGTGATAGTGAAGGTCCTCTTTCCAAGGTCCTTTTCCAGCTTTTCCTACACTAGAAACCCCATGTACTTACCAGCCCCTTAGCCTAGCTGCTTTTTTCACTTCTTAGATAAAAGTATCAAATGTGTCCTCCTTTGCCATTTAGACCCAAATGGAAAATTTCACTGGGTGAAGAGGCATCTTTAATGTATAGTAGGAGACTATCTACATGGGGCTTTGGGATTTTTAGGTTGCTCCTATGCTATTTGGCTTTGGGAGGTGCTGTGCAGCAGTACTGAAACTGTTATTGGTTTCAGAGTAGAAACAGACAAACACAGTGCTCATTCATGGAAAGATATTGTACAGCTTTGGGAATAAGGACCATCCTTTTATGTATTTTGTATATCTGTGTAGTACCTGGAAAAGTGCCCTGGCCCGTGACTGATTCCATGAGCAGTGTTGTGCTTGGCCACTATTAACTGAGAAAGATTTCCCAATCATAATGGTATTTGCAGCTTCCAAGGTATTAGATATCCCTGGTATGGGAGATTTCCTAAAGAGTTGAGGCTTTCTTCTATgaagattagatagatagatagatagatacatagaTGGATGGATAGCTGCAGAGTTTTATCTTGTAAAATCAATGACGGGTGATTCACAGTGCAGTGTCTTATGGGAGCAGTTTGTTAATTCCCAGTCAGTGTGATAAAGGGATCTATGACATGAGAATTCTTCTATATATTTTACATAGGTTGCTGTCACATTCCTTCACTTTTTGGTAACTCAGTATAAGTCAATTTGTTTTGTTTATATTGACATTTTATAAGTACCTTATTTTTTAATTAGGTTTTAGTAACTAAATTATTTttgaattaaaattaatttatggCTGCAATAGACCTTATTTCACATAGTATATGAAAGACAAAGTATGTGTTCTGTCATTATTTTAACATGCTGGTTTTGATGGCTACCTAACagtttttcaaattatttttatgcAGGGGTTTATATTGAAGAAGTCCTAAATAAATGGAAAGGAGACTATGAAAAACTGGAACATAACCACACTTACATACAGTGGTTGGTTAATTATTACCTATTTCTGTTTCAAAGCATTAATTTGATTAAGCATTCTTATACTGAGCCATAATGCACTTCTTCTTTTAACAGGCTTTTTCCACTAAGGGAACAAGGTCTGAACTTCTATGCTAAAGAATTAACTACATATGAAATTGAGGTAATTCAAATATTGAGCTCCATACAAACCATCACTGTAATTTTAATATATAACTGCTTTTCGTAATGTAGAGTTGTCTTATACAATGCAGAAGTACTTGCTTTAGTGCCATTAAGAATTTCAGACATACTCTTACATATTCTTTGTCCATTAGGAattcaagaaaacaaaagaagcaaTTAGAAGATTCCTTTTGGCTTATAAAATGATGTTGGAGTTTTTTGGAATAAAACTAATTGATAAAACTGGAAATGTAGCACGAGCTTCTAACTGGCAAGAAAGATTTCAGCATTTGAATGAGTAAGTAATGACATTCACTTCACTTGCTAGAATTGCTATAGAATCTctttatccttttcttttttaGAGAAAGCAAAGATATTTTTTCCAAAGACtgccaggaaaaaaaagggaaaaataaatagtTGATGCCTGGTTTGTGCTTCTTTCTGTATGTTcctctttcccctttttttgaTTTTTCTTCTCACTCATTGCCAGTTGGACTGACATCATTGAATTCCTTGAAAATACAATTTTAGATGGTGCTGAAGAAGATCCCAGCTTCAAACTAATTTGTCATGGTACTGAATTTGTTTTCACCCAATCCCAAAGTGCTGCTTCTCACTTAGGAAAAAACAAGTGACTTGTCTTtgtatttacatttctttttgagaaagattAAATTCTCCACACCTTTATGAAAGTTAAGTAAAAAGATTTCCCTCCCTCCTCAAAACATGAAATactttgtatttaattttttttaattgaaatgctGATCTGGAAAGGTTTAAACATGTTACGTCAAGCCTTGGCCCAATGTTCAGTAAATTATATCAGTTGCTTTACATTGGTATTGTGTGGATCCTAAGTTTGTACTGAATTTTGTCTCATACAGATTAATTGTACCAAAACCTCTTTTCAGATTCTCTGCTCACTTCCTAATATCTCTGAGCTTAGAGCTGCAGGATGTTTTCTTGCAGCATTTTGTTCTCCTGTCATGATAAAAACTTGTAGGTACAGTTCTGATGGATTCCAGGTGAatagtgagaataatttgttaatAATTTTACATTAACATTGTATGAACCAATATGCATGTGGGCTCAGACTCAGGCCACAGATAAAACAGGTTTTCAGGAAGTCCAGATGTTACTGCATGCTTTCACTCCTGTTCTTTCCAGTGAGTAGCTTCAGTTTTAAGTCAGGATTTGGGACTCTGTGCCTAATTTTATCCATCTAATCTAAAATTCAAACATAAAAGTTCTACTGCATACTAAGGTGTGCTTCACAAGGGAAAGGCCTTTTCACAAGCACTTGCAGAAGACAATTAGTTCCTTTTCTCTTTGATATTTCCTACAACAGTGGCACTTACTCTCCAGAGGTGCCTGTTTTTCCCCCAGCCCTGACTGTATCAGTAGTGCAGGTGCTAGTCTAGACTGGAGACCCAGCTTTTAAATACCCTGAGTGAAGTGCAGTGAGCCCTGTTCCATAGCTGCACCATGAATACACTACAAACCCTTTTGTTTACAAAGAGACTGGGTTTTCTCTCCAGAAGGAGAACAGCATAGAATCATTAAAAAACCTCTGGGGTCATTGAGTCCAAtctttgaccaaacaccaccataTCAAATAAACcatagcactaagtgccacatctgctcatcttttgaacacttccagggatgatgtttccaccacttctctgggcagcctgttacaATGCTTAACTACTCTTTCAGGGAAAAAATTTTCCTCCTGCCCAACCTGAACTTCAGCTTGGTGCAACCTGAGGCtgtttccccttgtcctgccagTTGTTGCCTTGGACAAGAAGCCAACCCCCCCTTGCCACAGCCtcttttcaggcagttgtagagagcaataaggtctcccctgagcctttgTTGCTCCAAAATAAAGAACCCCACTACCTTtagctgctcctcataggacttacagcttccagacccttcaccagctttgttgcccttctcaTACAGCAGAAGGAATCAAAATCAGTACGTTTGATTTTATTTGCTCTCAGCTCTCTCCCCCAGTGCTTTTCACAAACACTAATTTTCACTCACAACATCCTAGCAGAGGAGGTGCTAGTAAGCTTCAGCAGCTTTGAGAAAATATAGGAAGTCTGAAGTACATATCTGAAGTGATAAAAAGGACTGAGGAGTTGCAGTTCCTGTTCCGTATTTgtaagtggttttttttcctgattcaATAGAATTTTTTTTACCCATTTCTTTCAAAGGTCTCAACATAACTACTTGAGAATCACTCGAATTCTGAAAAGCCTTGGTGAACTTGGATATGAGAGTTTCAAATCTCCCCTGGTAAAATTTATTCTGCATGAAGCTCTTGTGGAAGATACCATTCCCAACATTAAGCAAAGTGCTCTAGAATATTTTGTGTATACTATTAGAGACAGAAGAGAAAGGAGGAAACTGCTGAGATTTGCCCAGCAACATTATACACCCTCAGAGCATTTTATCTGGGGACCTCCAAGAAGACAGAAGTCAGAGGGAAGCAAAGCAAGTAAAAAGCCAGCATCTCCAGTTTCCATTCCCAATAGTCATATTTCTAAGCATAAGAAACCAAAAGAGCCTAAGAATACATCAGCAAGTGGAAGCTCAGCAAGTAAAATAACTGAAGAAAGAAAGGTAGAATTCAcaaaaaatggggaagaaaatgATCAGGATGAACAAGAAGTGAACTGTGATGCTGTTAGGCAGAACAACAGTGAAAAGAACAGTGACACTGATACCAGTCAACTTTCAAAATCAGAAGAAATTAATAATTCAGATAGAAAGGAGGACGCTTCTTATTCCAAAAAAGATGATGAAAATCTGAACAATGACTGTGGAAATCACCCAGATGTTATAGAGGAAGATTTATGTAACACTGAGAATTCTTCAAATGACCCGTCAACAGATCTACAAGATAACCTTGATAAGGATACACTTTCAGGGGGGACCACCACAGAAACTAAGGATGAGCTCAAACCATGAGTCtgagattttaaaaatccttgttTCACTTTAAATGAAGCAAAATTATTCATTGCTTGTTAATTTTGGTTGAAATTTCCATCTAGCGTTAGTTTACAAGACTATGCTTGTTGTAAATGCATCAGATTAGGCTTCTGGTAGGTTAatgaattttggtttttttcaatcTCAGTTTATCAGCAGTCAGCCAGGTGTATCTCTTTAAAACAATTGTGCATATTGAAAGCTAAGAAATTCATTATGTTTTCCAGACAGATTGCACAGAAAAGCGtatctactttttaaaattcatccaatattgaaaaaaaataaagtgtaaCAACTAAAAAGCCTTGGAACATCaaaattttaaatttcctttAAACTTGctttaagttttgttttccatttagGAAATTACTAGAAATTATTTCAAAACCACAGTGTTTTACCCTAGTGGTCACATTTTTAGGAACCATGGTGGTGATTAATAGCAGTATTTGCACAGTATCTTTTAGCTTAGATTAGCATCTTTGTTGGAGGCACTTAACAATTGATAGCATATATCATGTCCTGTACAGCTGGGAATCACTGTATATTGAATAAAAGTTTTAACTTAAGAGAAACTGTATCCATAGTTTTTGGATACAAGGGAAGCTG comes from Melospiza melodia melodia isolate bMelMel2 chromosome 3, bMelMel2.pri, whole genome shotgun sequence and encodes:
- the OGFRL1 gene encoding opioid growth factor receptor-like protein 1 isoform X1, with translation MGSLLSGVSFKEPTTVEDCDSTWETDSEPEAAEPRRQEGVCAAAGGGEEPPEPPAADCRPGEPPPAPPAQEDAERAEADAASPEQSGDGAELTAKPKRSFYAARDLYKYRHQYPQNFKDLRYQNDLCNLRFYKNKIPFKPDGVYIEEVLNKWKGDYEKLEHNHTYIQWLFPLREQGLNFYAKELTTYEIEEFKKTKEAIRRFLLAYKMMLEFFGIKLIDKTGNVARASNWQERFQHLNESQHNYLRITRILKSLGELGYESFKSPLVKFILHEALVEDTIPNIKQSALEYFVYTIRDRRERRKLLRFAQQHYTPSEHFIWGPPRRQKSEGSKASKKPASPVSIPNSHISKHKKPKEPKNTSASGSSASKITEERKVEFTKNGEENDQDEQEVNCDAVRQNNSEKNSDTDTSQLSKSEEINNSDRKEDASYSKKDDENLNNDCGNHPDVIEEDLCNTENSSNDPSTDLQDNLDKDTLSGGTTTETKDELKP
- the OGFRL1 gene encoding opioid growth factor receptor-like protein 1 isoform X2, with product MGSLLSGVSFKEPTTVEDCDSTWETDSEPEAAEPRRQEGVCAAAGGGEEPPEPPAADCRPGEPPPAPPAQEDAERAEADAASPEQSGDGAELTAKPKRSFYAARDLYKYRHQYPNFKDLRYQNDLCNLRFYKNKIPFKPDGVYIEEVLNKWKGDYEKLEHNHTYIQWLFPLREQGLNFYAKELTTYEIEEFKKTKEAIRRFLLAYKMMLEFFGIKLIDKTGNVARASNWQERFQHLNESQHNYLRITRILKSLGELGYESFKSPLVKFILHEALVEDTIPNIKQSALEYFVYTIRDRRERRKLLRFAQQHYTPSEHFIWGPPRRQKSEGSKASKKPASPVSIPNSHISKHKKPKEPKNTSASGSSASKITEERKVEFTKNGEENDQDEQEVNCDAVRQNNSEKNSDTDTSQLSKSEEINNSDRKEDASYSKKDDENLNNDCGNHPDVIEEDLCNTENSSNDPSTDLQDNLDKDTLSGGTTTETKDELKP
- the OGFRL1 gene encoding opioid growth factor receptor-like protein 1 isoform X3 → MWQWNCDSSSGDGAELTAKPKRSFYAARDLYKYRHQYPQNFKDLRYQNDLCNLRFYKNKIPFKPDGVYIEEVLNKWKGDYEKLEHNHTYIQWLFPLREQGLNFYAKELTTYEIEEFKKTKEAIRRFLLAYKMMLEFFGIKLIDKTGNVARASNWQERFQHLNESQHNYLRITRILKSLGELGYESFKSPLVKFILHEALVEDTIPNIKQSALEYFVYTIRDRRERRKLLRFAQQHYTPSEHFIWGPPRRQKSEGSKASKKPASPVSIPNSHISKHKKPKEPKNTSASGSSASKITEERKVEFTKNGEENDQDEQEVNCDAVRQNNSEKNSDTDTSQLSKSEEINNSDRKEDASYSKKDDENLNNDCGNHPDVIEEDLCNTENSSNDPSTDLQDNLDKDTLSGGTTTETKDELKP
- the OGFRL1 gene encoding opioid growth factor receptor-like protein 1 isoform X4, with protein sequence MWQWNCDSSSGDGAELTAKPKRSFYAARDLYKYRHQYPNFKDLRYQNDLCNLRFYKNKIPFKPDGVYIEEVLNKWKGDYEKLEHNHTYIQWLFPLREQGLNFYAKELTTYEIEEFKKTKEAIRRFLLAYKMMLEFFGIKLIDKTGNVARASNWQERFQHLNESQHNYLRITRILKSLGELGYESFKSPLVKFILHEALVEDTIPNIKQSALEYFVYTIRDRRERRKLLRFAQQHYTPSEHFIWGPPRRQKSEGSKASKKPASPVSIPNSHISKHKKPKEPKNTSASGSSASKITEERKVEFTKNGEENDQDEQEVNCDAVRQNNSEKNSDTDTSQLSKSEEINNSDRKEDASYSKKDDENLNNDCGNHPDVIEEDLCNTENSSNDPSTDLQDNLDKDTLSGGTTTETKDELKP